The stretch of DNA GCGCCCTGCAGCCTCCGGGCCTCGCTAAACTCCGCCTCGGCCGCGGCCACGTCGCCCGCGGCCGCGCCCACCTGCCGCTCGATGTCGTCCAGCGGCGCGCCCTGGGCGTCCACGAGGGCGGCCATGTCCAGGaacagctgctggagctccagCAGGCCGCGCTCCACCTCCGCCACCTCCTTCgcggtctcctcctgctcctccgcCCCTGAGGCGGACAGCAGCGCCGCCCGCATCGCCGCGTCGGAGGGATCCTCGGTGCTGCTGGCGAGGAGGCGGTCCAGCTGCTCCTCGGTCGGCGCGTCCCCGGCCACGGCGAGGTACCGGCGGGCCACGTCGCTCCGGCGCTCCGCGGAGACCTGCCGCCGGAGGGCCTGCACGTCCGCGGTGAGGTCGCGCACGCGGCGGCCGAGACCCGCCGCGGCCTGCGCCGCGGGGGCCGGGGCGCGCCGGTCCATGGAGGCGAGGCGCGCGCGGAGCCGCCGCGCGGAACCCAGGAGGCGGACCAGCGCCGCCTGCGTGGCGGCGCGCGCCTCGCCGGAGCCCACCACGGCGTTCTTGGACGCCTCGTGCGCGGATCGGAGGTGGGACAGCTCGTCGCGCAGCGCGGACATCTCGGTCTTTGCCGCGTCCGCCTCGGCCAGGAacgcgccgagctccgggccgtcgccgccggcgggggcgggggcagcCGCGGCCGCGCCGCCCTGTTGCGCCTTGGCCGCGGCGGCGACGAAGGAGTCGGTCATGAGGTCGTTCATCGTGGCCGGCCGGCGTCGGAACTGGTTGCGAGGTGGATCTTTCGGTGTGGTCAAATCTCAATCTCAAATGGTCGCCGAGAAAAGCAAGATTTTTTCTGCATTTAATCATGTCGGTGCTTATTGACAGATCTAGCTAGTGCAGTGGCATAGTGGCACGTatccttcttttctattttattttaatcaTCAAGAACAATATCTCTCCAACACGGCCTCTCGTTGGAACATCAAAAGAATCACTGCTAGACTATTGAAGGTCATGCAAAGACTTCCATTTCGGTACTCCCATTTCGATGGTGCGTTTAGTTCCCCGTAGAATATAAAATATAAAGTATTTTGAAATGATGAAATATAAAATACTAATTTTTCATGCTTATGTTTAATTTCATCTAAAAtactaaaaattttatggtccAAATATATAAAGCTGCTCTTTTGGGCTATTGAGGTCAGAATCCATGATGCAGAATGACAATTATTTTATTGAAAATTTTAGATGATGTTTAATTCTATTCTGCAGAATAATGGGTCAAAACCATAGTTTTAAATCTCCTGCTATAACCCTTTGAGGTAAAGTACCGCTATTTGTGTTCATATACAATTTAGCTGCTATATCCCTCCAGCCTGATTTAGCACCACCATTAGCTAGTTTAGAGATACCACTAAACACcttagcccgctatttaaaacactcaaaacctaattttttttggctcaaatgaagaactaatttagcccgctatttaaaacactcaaaacctaaatttttttttggctcAAATGAAGAACTAAACAGCCCCTCGGGTGAACAAGATACCGAGATCAATGAACACTACATACTCCCATTTTCAGGTGCACAAGATACAGAGATCAATGCCATTGCTGCTACAACAGTTCCATATAAAAAATAAAGTCATTTAGGACAACAACATAGTCTCCAAAGTCTAACTTTAAAtctttattttataaaaatatttatcaaaagaaGGTATATGTataattttataaaagtatttttcaagattctattCATATGTTTGgcctaaagttatttataagtTATATTTCTAATGTTTGACCTAAACTTGatccaaaacaacttttttgtGGGTATAAAGGGAGCACTGCTTCTCAGCACAGGGAGCTACTACCTCTCTGCCCTGTCAAATTAAGGCTCTATCCCATCTCGAATGGGATGATTGTAATCTACTCTGTAAGATGCTGTTAATTTTAACGAATGCCacttattaaaaaaaatcatcaagCTCAATGAGAGCAAATCTTTACACTTTATTGAATAGATTCAAGAAGAGATATATAGGTATATAGCTGATCATACTTCAAATAACACCAACTCTCTCCATTTCAAAATATAAACGTTTTGTCTTTATACACTATCTAGATACATATTAATAGCAATGTACCTAGAAAaaccaaaacatcttataatttgaaaagaCTGGAATACTATTTACCGTAGTAAAAAAAAGTTTAGTACTTGCATCAAATTAGTTCCGATGCATTATCAATTTCTTATTACAATTCAGCGCCTTTGAAATGTCTTAAACTTCTTGTTCATGGGAAATTTATTTTTCTCAAGTAAATGTCTCCGAATTATTGAAAATTGCAACACCTTTTCCCCTTTTGACAAAGTGAATGGTGAAAGCTTGATTAGAAACCTATTTCGGCCTAAGCAAAGAAATTAAATGAACAGGTGCCAAGTGCCAACTTGCTCTAAGATCTGGAGCAAGCATTCTTCAGAATGGATCTGAGGTTTCTTGTCTCAATGGCGACACATTCCTGGTCAAACAGGGCAGAGACCACAGCCACACCTTTCAGATTTGGGAACCCAAGCTCCATTACCGAACCTGCATTTCCAGCATTGATGCCGCCGATGGCCACCACAGGCAGCTTCGAAGCTAAGCAGACGGTCCTCAAGCCCTCGAACCCTAAGGTGGGATTGTTTTTCTTCGTTGTGGTTGGGAAGACACCGCCACAGCCGATGTAATCTGCACCATCCTTCCATGCCTGCTCGGCCTGGTCCAGGGTTTTACATG from Sorghum bicolor cultivar BTx623 chromosome 8, Sorghum_bicolor_NCBIv3, whole genome shotgun sequence encodes:
- the LOC8084751 gene encoding syntaxin-121, with product MNDLMTDSFVAAAAKAQQGGAAAAAPAPAGGDGPELGAFLAEADAAKTEMSALRDELSHLRSAHEASKNAVVGSGEARAATQAALVRLLGSARRLRARLASMDRRAPAPAAQAAAGLGRRVRDLTADVQALRRQVSAERRSDVARRYLAVAGDAPTEEQLDRLLASSTEDPSDAAMRAALLSASGAEEQEETAKEVAEVERGLLELQQLFLDMAALVDAQGAPLDDIERQVGAAAGDVAAAEAEFSEARRLQGAARRRRVCLAGGIVALLLVGVAVAVVVAMVLVRRGGGGGAAKLVLQLAAAALPAR